In Burkholderia lata, the DNA window CGATGGACGCCGACGATCCGCTGCACGCGGCACGCCAGGCCGAGGTCACGTCGCTCTGGCGGCTCGGCGCACGCGCCTGACCGTGCATTTTCGGTAAACTATCGCCATTCCTCACGAATTCCCGCCGCCGGGCCGTGGTCGACCGACCGTGGCCCGGCGCCGCTTCACGATGTCGAACAAGACCCACGAAATCCGCCCGGAGCAGTCCGTCGAGCTGCTGAAGGAACTGCACATCCTCACCCGCGACGGGAAGCTGAACCAGGACAGCCGCCGCAAGCTGAAGCAGGTCTATCACCTGTTCCAGTTCATCGAGCCGCTGCTGGCCGGCGTGCAGGCCGACAAAAGCAACGTGACGCTCGTCGATCACGGTGCCGGCAAGTCGTATCTCGGCTTCATCCTGTACGACCTGTTCTTCAAGCAGCAGCCGGGGCACGGCACGCCGGCGTTCGCGTCGCACGTGTACGGGATCGAGACCCGCGAGGAGCTCGTCACGCGCTCGGCCGAGCTTGCCGCGCGGCTCGGGTTCGGCGGCATGTCGTTCCTGAACCTGTCGGTTGCCGATTCGATCACGTCGCCGAAACTGCCTGAGACGGTCGACGTCGTCACCGCGCTGCACGCGTGCGACACGGCGACCGACGACGCGATCCGCTTCGCGCTCGCGAAGCGCGCGCAGCACATCGTGCTGGTGCCGTGCTGCCAGGCGGAAGTCGCGGGCGTGCTGCGCAAGAACAAGGGCAAGTCGCTCGCGAACGCGCTGACGGAAGTGTGGCGGCATCCGCTGCATACGCGCGAATTCGGCAGCCAGATCACCAACGTGCTGCGCTGCCTGCAGCTCGAAGCGCACGGCTACCAGGTCAGCGTGACCGAACTGGTCGGCTGGGAGCATTCGATGAAGAACGAGCTGATCATCGCGCAGTACAAGAAC includes these proteins:
- a CDS encoding class I SAM-dependent methyltransferase — its product is MSNKTHEIRPEQSVELLKELHILTRDGKLNQDSRRKLKQVYHLFQFIEPLLAGVQADKSNVTLVDHGAGKSYLGFILYDLFFKQQPGHGTPAFASHVYGIETREELVTRSAELAARLGFGGMSFLNLSVADSITSPKLPETVDVVTALHACDTATDDAIRFALAKRAQHIVLVPCCQAEVAGVLRKNKGKSLANALTEVWRHPLHTREFGSQITNVLRCLQLEAHGYQVSVTELVGWEHSMKNELIIAQYKNLPRRRPGERLNEILGMFGLAELNARFFVPEAAAGDEAVEPAAS